A segment of the Candidatus Andeanibacterium colombiense genome:
AACAATTGCGCCAGCATCTCGACCGGAGCCGCGTCGTCGCCGCCGATTTCCTCTTCGCTCGTTCGCATCATACCGGTCTCAATCTGCGTATCCCGCGCAATCAATGCGTCGTGCGGGCAGGCCGCGGCAATCCGCCGCCTCGGCAGGCTTGGGCAAAACTTTATAAGACTGTTCACAAGTTGTGCAAAAACGGTGCGTTACGATGGTTTCCGGCACGTTAGGTTTCGCCGTCACGCGCCCGGAACCGGATCGACCGCTTCGCCTTCGTCGCTGGTGAAGGTGAAGGCGGTGGTCCCGCCTTTCTTCAACTTCGTGACGAATGCGCCCGCTTCCTTCTCGCTCGCGAAGGGTCCCGTCAGCAGGCGGTTCGACCTGCCCCATTTGGCGACATAGCCCTTGCGGCCGGAGAACAATTTCCCCTCCTCGCGGGTGAAGCGGCGCCAGTCGAAGCCGAGCGCATCGCGGTCGCGCCCGCTGGCCACCTGCACCCAGATGCGGCTGGGGTTGACCGGCTTCTTCGCCTTGGCTTCCTTCTTCGCGTCCTTCGCGGTTTTGCCCGCCTTGGCGTCTTTCGCATCCTTTGCCTCGCCCGCCTCGGGCTTCTTCGGCTCGTCGCGGGCAGGCGCGATCTTGGTGATATCGACCGCGCCCGCGGCCGGGGCGGCGGCGGCGGCCTTGCGGACCCCGAAATCGGCGAAGGCATCAGCCACCCGCTCACGCTCGACCGGCTTGGCGGCGGGTGGGGGAGCCGGCGTCGGGACAGGCGGCGTGGGTACCGGTGTTGGAGCGGGCGCCGGCGTTGGGGCGAGCGCCGGAGCGGGGGTGGGTCTAGGCGCCGGCGCCAGCGGCGAACCGGACGGCGGGAGCGAGAAACTCGCTTGCGGTTGCGCATCCGCTTTCGCGAGCGAGACCACCGCACCCGGCGGGGGCGCCGCAGGCTTCTTATCGCCGAGTGGGGCGCCGGTAGGGGTCAGCCGCGCATCGAGCGGCGCCGAGGCGAGCGCGGTCGGGCGGACGCCGCTCGCATATTCGACGATCCGCGGGTCGTCCTTTCCGATCGCGTCGGCTTCGGGGAAATGGCCGAAGATACCCGCCGCCGCCTGCTGCGCCCTGGTCAGCTTGGGCATGTAGCGCAGATAGGGCGCGATCCGGCTGGCGAGCGCGCTGGGCATCACCGCATTGGCGATCGACACGGCTTCCTCGGTCTTGCCGAGCGCGGCCAAGGCGAAGGCCCGGGTGCGGTAAGCCGCCAGATCGCTGTGCTGCAGCAGGGGCAGCAGCGTGGTTTCGGAGCCGTTGCGGTCGCCGCCGATCGCCTGGCTCAGCGCAAGCCAGCGGATGATCTCGTCATCCGGCCGCACCGCCAGCGCCTCGCGATAATATTGCTGCGCCTTGGCGTTGTCACCGACGAGGTCGTAAGCCAGTCCGCGCTGCGCCGCATGGACGCCGAGCCTGGCCCCTGCGGCTTCGGCGTCGGTGAAATACCGGATCGCATCGACCGGGCGCTTGCGCTCCACCAGCACCGCGCCAAGCCCGGCCTTGGCCTCGGCCGCCGAGGTCGGCACCGCCTCGGCGCGCGAGAAGAAGCCGATCGCGGCATCGACATTATCGAGCGCAAGCGAGGCCCAGCCGGCCTTGAGCAGCGCATCGCCGTCCCGGCCATTCGTGCCGAGCTTGCGCAACGCGTCGGCCAATTCGGTCGCGGCCTGCGGCGGCAGCGGCTGAACCACCGGGCGCGAGGCGGGCACATCGGGGCTGAGCGCCGCGCCCGCCGCCTGGGCAGCCACGGGCATGGCCGGCGCTACGGCCAGCGTCAGCGCAGCCAGCGCTCTTGAAACTCGCGGGGTTAGATGTCCGGTCACAGCATTACTCGTGCCCGACCCCTACCGGACAAGTAACCATCCGGGGAAGCCGGCCCGAACAACGGACGAACACCGCTGCCCACTTATTCACCGTTACCGCCGCGGCCGCCGGTTACTGGTTGTTCTGACGCCCGAGAAACCGGGGAATGCTCAGCGACGGGCCAGAATCGTCCTCGTCCTCTTCCTCGTCAGGGGTCTTGGCCGCGCCACGCGACAGATTGGCCATCCGTTCGAACAGCGTGCTGCCCGCTCCGCCATCGGCGCCAGCGGCAGCAGCGCCGCGCGCGGCTGGATCGGAAGCGGCTTCCTCGCCGCTCACCAACCCGCGCCGGCGGCCGGCACCGAACTGAC
Coding sequences within it:
- a CDS encoding SPOR domain-containing protein encodes the protein MPVAAQAAGAALSPDVPASRPVVQPLPPQAATELADALRKLGTNGRDGDALLKAGWASLALDNVDAAIGFFSRAEAVPTSAAEAKAGLGAVLVERKRPVDAIRYFTDAEAAGARLGVHAAQRGLAYDLVGDNAKAQQYYREALAVRPDDEIIRWLALSQAIGGDRNGSETTLLPLLQHSDLAAYRTRAFALAALGKTEEAVSIANAVMPSALASRIAPYLRYMPKLTRAQQAAAGIFGHFPEADAIGKDDPRIVEYASGVRPTALASAPLDARLTPTGAPLGDKKPAAPPPGAVVSLAKADAQPQASFSLPPSGSPLAPAPRPTPAPALAPTPAPAPTPVPTPPVPTPAPPPAAKPVERERVADAFADFGVRKAAAAAPAAGAVDITKIAPARDEPKKPEAGEAKDAKDAKAGKTAKDAKKEAKAKKPVNPSRIWVQVASGRDRDALGFDWRRFTREEGKLFSGRKGYVAKWGRSNRLLTGPFASEKEAGAFVTKLKKGGTTAFTFTSDEGEAVDPVPGA